The proteins below are encoded in one region of Microbispora sp. NBC_01189:
- a CDS encoding class I SAM-dependent DNA methyltransferase, producing MRQEEIWDAEAAGQYDTPGRGMFSPEVLRPTVDRLAELAGDGRALEFAIGTGRVAVPLAERGVPVTGIELSVPMIQQLRTKVDEAAVPVIVGDMATAVAPGEYALVYLVYNTISNLLTQAEQVACFRNAARHLVPGGRFVVELWVPELRALPPGREAVVWHSEPGYIGLDTYDPLRQHIVSHHFTFDESRQATLFRSPHRYIWPSELDLMGQLAGFELESRHADWAGAEFTAESPSHVSVYRLPPNRTA from the coding sequence ATGCGCCAAGAGGAAATCTGGGATGCCGAGGCAGCCGGACAATATGACACGCCGGGCCGGGGGATGTTCTCGCCCGAGGTTCTGAGGCCGACGGTGGACCGTCTCGCCGAACTCGCGGGGGACGGACGGGCCCTTGAGTTCGCGATCGGAACCGGGCGCGTGGCCGTCCCGCTCGCCGAGCGGGGAGTGCCCGTCACCGGCATCGAACTGTCAGTTCCGATGATCCAGCAACTGCGTACGAAGGTCGACGAGGCGGCCGTTCCGGTGATCGTCGGTGACATGGCGACGGCCGTCGCGCCGGGGGAGTACGCGCTCGTCTACCTCGTCTACAACACCATCTCGAACCTGCTCACGCAGGCCGAGCAGGTCGCGTGTTTCCGTAACGCCGCCCGTCACCTCGTTCCCGGCGGCCGGTTCGTGGTCGAGCTTTGGGTGCCCGAGCTGCGCGCCCTCCCACCGGGGCGAGAGGCCGTGGTGTGGCACTCGGAGCCCGGCTACATCGGCCTGGACACCTATGACCCGCTGCGCCAGCACATCGTGTCGCACCATTTCACGTTCGACGAGAGCAGGCAGGCCACCCTGTTCCGCAGCCCCCACCGCTACATCTGGCCCTCCGAGCTCGACCTCATGGGCCAGTTGGCCGGCTTCGAGCTGGAGTCCAGGCACGCGGACTGGGCCGGCGCCGAGTTCACCGCGGAGTCGCCCTCCCACGTCTCCGTCTACCGCCTCCCGCCGAACCGGACGGCGTGA
- a CDS encoding VanZ family protein: MQQAWNAWGHVVVAAVVAFPVAALLAFVLARRRSRRMHPFPRRTAVADVAAVAGTVPWVWMILTPGAGQGVRLVPLVDLADQITRMSPGAAFVQIVGNLLVFAALGATLPVRSARFASLTAVAAVAATASLTVEILQYVLRLGRVSSVDDVILNTAGAVLAALATRRWWMPKRTADESAVTPSGSAGGGRRRRGRATPR, encoded by the coding sequence GTGCAGCAGGCATGGAACGCGTGGGGACATGTCGTCGTCGCGGCTGTCGTGGCCTTTCCCGTCGCGGCTCTCCTCGCGTTCGTGCTCGCGCGCCGCCGGAGCCGGAGGATGCATCCCTTCCCCCGCCGAACGGCCGTCGCCGATGTCGCCGCCGTCGCCGGAACCGTCCCGTGGGTCTGGATGATCCTCACGCCCGGGGCGGGGCAGGGCGTGCGGTTGGTCCCCCTCGTCGACCTGGCGGATCAGATCACGCGGATGTCGCCGGGAGCGGCGTTCGTACAGATCGTGGGCAATCTCCTGGTGTTCGCGGCACTCGGTGCGACGCTCCCCGTCCGCTCGGCGCGCTTCGCCTCGCTCACCGCGGTCGCCGCCGTCGCGGCCACCGCCTCCCTCACCGTCGAGATCCTCCAGTACGTCCTGCGGCTCGGGCGAGTGAGCTCCGTGGACGACGTCATCCTGAACACGGCCGGGGCCGTGCTCGCGGCCCTCGCCACCCGCAGATGGTGGATGCCGAAGCGCACAGCGGACGAGAGCGCGGTCACGCCGTCCGGTTCGGCGGGAGGCGGTAGACGGAGACGTGGGAGGGCGACTCCGCGGTGA